The segment TGGTATCTAATTGAAACAAAAACCATATCCTCTTCTCTTTCTTTAACTTCTGTATCCTTAACTTCAGGTTCTCTCTCGCACTGGCTTGCTTCTTGGCAATCTTCTCCGCTCTTATTCTATCCGCATAAAGCCTGTGTCTCCTTATTACCCTCTCTATCTTCCAGCAACTTATCTCCTCTCTATTTTCCTTCTCATAAAGTATCTTTAACTTCTTCTTGCCATAATACATATATCTTCTTCTCAAAGTAATAATCTTTTCTTCTTGTAAAGGAGTTATTTCCCATTTACGCTTATTTATTGGCCTCGTAGATAAATCTCTTAAACTCTCTACATTCTCTTTACTCTCTTTAAAACGTTCAGCCACTTATAAAAGGTCTTGCGGGATATGCCAAAATGTCTCGCAGTCTTGCTCCCATTCTTCTTTGCCTCTTTGTAATAAAATATCATCCATTCTACCCTCAATCTCTCTCCAGAAGTTAACTTAAGCAGCTCGGCTACTCCCCGCCCATCTTGTAAACTCATCTCCTAATTTAATTGGCTTACGCTTAACAAAGTAAAAACTAAAACTTCTTTCCATAGGTAACCTCCGGTATCATATCTAATCCCTTTATTATACCGTGAGTGTTACCTATGTATCTCAGCCTCCGCAGGGGATAAAAAAAGAGGTTTTAATTCCCAAGAGATGATAAAAAAATAAAAGTTGTTTTAGGAGTTTGATTTATTTGACTTTAATTACCGGAACAGGTTCCTGACTTACATTGACCATAAAACTATCTACTGCACTATCACACTTTGTCCCAGAATTATCTCTTACCGTAAGCGTAACATTGTAAGTACCAAGTTTAGTATAGGTGTGTTTTACTCTTACCCCCTCTGCCTTTGTTCCATCTCCAAAATCCCAGTGGTAACTTAAGAAATCTCCCTCGGGGTCATAAGAACCAGAAGCATCAAAGACATTTTCTTGCCCGGCACAACATACTAAATTGGGTCCGGCATCGGCCACTGGTGGTTTATTAAGACAAACGTTAACGGTGTCTTCGGCTTTACTGCACGAAGTCCCCGCCCCATCATCCACAGTTAGTCTCACTTTATAACTTCCACCTCTTTTATACACATGGGTAACTTTCTCCCCTGTTCCTCTTTCGCCATCGCCAAAATCCCATTTATAGGTAAGAGCATCTCCATCGGGGTCGTAGGATTTACTACCATCAAAAACCACCTCATAATCACCACGGGCATCAATGCAGAGATTAACATCCTTACCTGCCTCAGCAATAGGAGGAGTATTTACTTTAATCAACTTAGTAAAACTACTCTTACTACATTCGGTACACTGATAATCATCAACTTCCAAAACTACCTTGTAGGTACCTTTTTTCTTATACGCCTTCTTTACCGTTATGCCCTCTCCTTTAGTCCCATCGCCAAAATCCCAAGCATAGCTAAGACACTCCGCATTGTCATCAGTAGTTCCTGAAGCATCTAAAACAAATTCCTCATCAACACAAACCGCGCTGGGAGCAGAAAAAACGACCCGTGGAGGAGCATTGTATAAATAAACTTCTTTTACCTGAACCGGCTCTCCACAGCAAGAAGGAAGAACCTCACCATCAGTAAAGTAAATATTATCGATATAAATCCTACCTTTTTTCTGGGTTACAAACTGTTCATCAAAAACAACGGTAAACTCAAAGGCCTCGGAAAAGTCTGCGTCTTTTAAAGCAGACTCAAGAGGAACAATTACCTGTCTCCACTGGGCATCTACTCCCTCTACCTCATAGATGGCAATATCGCTTTCTCTAATTCTACCTTTCTCTTGAGGTCCCTTACAAGGGCAACGTGTTGAGCGCGTGCCTTCTATAAACTTAACCATATTTTTTAACTCGATCTTGAAACGGCTGGTAAAACATTTGTAGTAATCTCCACGCACGTAGAAAACCAAGTATTTATATTTATTT is part of the Candidatus Omnitrophota bacterium genome and harbors:
- a CDS encoding PKD domain-containing protein, with protein sequence MKTKKICLILAFVTMLAGRAGAEVLLIDDFNRCQKPNLISGDYGIWSKTDWDRSMYCSDSLTSNPDIVYGRKGCSLQLDYDVESRQPAYTGMWMRLEKIDLNKYKYLVFYVRGDYYKCFTSRFKIELKNMVKFIEGTRSTRCPCKGPQEKGRIRESDIAIYEVEGVDAQWRQVIVPLESALKDADFSEAFEFTVVFDEQFVTQKKGRIYIDNIYFTDGEVLPSCCGEPVQVKEVYLYNAPPRVVFSAPSAVCVDEEFVLDASGTTDDNAECLSYAWDFGDGTKGEGITVKKAYKKKGTYKVVLEVDDYQCTECSKSSFTKLIKVNTPPIAEAGKDVNLCIDARGDYEVVFDGSKSYDPDGDALTYKWDFGDGERGTGEKVTHVYKRGGSYKVRLTVDDGAGTSCSKAEDTVNVCLNKPPVADAGPNLVCCAGQENVFDASGSYDPEGDFLSYHWDFGDGTKAEGVRVKHTYTKLGTYNVTLTVRDNSGTKCDSAVDSFMVNVSQEPVPVIKVK